The Patescibacteria group bacterium genome has a window encoding:
- a CDS encoding carbohydrate kinase family protein, with amino-acid sequence MKNKNTCNTILVSGSLVYDRIMNFPGEFKDHILPDKIHILNVSFTINKLRESFGGTAGNIAYNLSLLGEKPIILGRVGADFFKYEKWLKGKEIDISKIRKSKKELTASAYIITDQADNQITGFYPGPMDKKYCQVAKKIKNVKMAIVSPDAKARMIEYLKIYKKSNIPYIFDPGQQIINFSRKELKWAIPGSQVLIGNDYEIHLVLKNTGMNLAKLGKMTEILVITKGDKGSEIYSGGRVVKIPPAKPKNTSDPTGAGDAYRAGLIKGLSEGWPLDKIGRLAGLVAVYTVEKYGTQTHYFNWKGLEKRYEENYGESL; translated from the coding sequence ATGAAAAATAAAAACACTTGTAATACCATCCTAGTAAGCGGTTCCCTTGTTTATGATAGAATAATGAATTTTCCCGGAGAATTCAAGGACCATATTTTGCCAGATAAGATTCATATATTAAATGTAAGCTTTACCATCAATAAATTAAGGGAAAGCTTTGGCGGCACGGCCGGCAATATCGCTTATAATCTGTCCTTATTGGGCGAAAAACCGATAATTTTAGGAAGGGTTGGGGCGGATTTTTTTAAATACGAAAAATGGCTCAAAGGCAAGGAAATAGATATTTCCAAAATAAGAAAATCCAAAAAAGAACTGACGGCCAGCGCTTACATTATTACTGATCAAGCGGATAACCAAATTACGGGTTTTTACCCCGGACCCATGGATAAAAAATACTGCCAAGTTGCCAAAAAAATAAAAAATGTTAAAATGGCAATTGTTTCTCCGGATGCCAAAGCCAGAATGATTGAATACTTAAAAATTTATAAAAAGTCAAACATTCCCTATATTTTTGACCCCGGGCAGCAAATTATAAATTTTTCCAGAAAAGAATTGAAGTGGGCCATACCCGGTTCTCAAGTTTTAATCGGCAATGACTACGAAATTCATTTGGTTTTAAAAAATACAGGCATGAATTTGGCTAAACTGGGGAAAATGACGGAAATATTGGTAATCACCAAGGGAGACAAGGGTTCGGAGATTTATAGCGGCGGCAGAGTTGTAAAAATTCCTCCGGCAAAGCCGAAAAACACTTCTGATCCGACCGGCGCCGGGGACGCTTATCGGGCCGGCTTGATCAAGGGCTTGTCAGAAGGCTGGCCGTTAGATAAAATCGGACGATTGGCGGGCCTGGTGGCGGTTTAT
- a CDS encoding four helix bundle protein, with translation MKGGLENLEIYKLSERLEIFIHRVTEKFPKDEKYRSVDQLRRSSSSTTDNISESYNRYSYGDKINRMYIARGEAGETKAGMRKAFKKGFISKKMATFVDDKYTELIKGINGYIRYLKSQDRNKKSRIKK, from the coding sequence ATGAAGGGAGGGTTGGAGAATTTGGAAATTTATAAATTATCTGAAAGATTAGAAATATTTATTCATAGGGTAACCGAAAAATTCCCCAAAGACGAAAAATATAGAAGCGTTGATCAATTAAGGAGGTCCTCTTCTTCAACTACGGATAACATTTCCGAAAGCTATAATAGATATTCTTACGGAGACAAAATTAATAGAATGTATATTGCCAGAGGCGAAGCCGGTGAAACTAAGGCTGGTATGAGAAAGGCTTTTAAGAAAGGATTTATCAGTAAAAAAATGGCTACTTTTGTTGATGATAAGTACACGGAGCTAATTAAAGGAATTAATGGATACATTCGTTATTTGAAAAGCCAGGATAGGAATAAAAAATCGAGAATAAAAAAATAG